The following are encoded together in the Mesotoga sp. Brook.08.105.5.1 genome:
- a CDS encoding ATP-binding cassette domain-containing protein: MVKVEKITKTFESRRKKVVAVDSLSFSAEPKSIYGLLGPNGAGKTTTLRIISTLLKPDRGKTSVMGFDCVVQPTEVRKRIGFLTSDMKLSGNLTPKELLKFYGELSHMRDTDISRRTKELSEYLDMNDFLDKRIGKLSTGMKQKAAIAVSLIHNPEVIIFDEPTNGLDILTARTVTDFLKDYRDQGKTIIISTHIMSVAEKLCNRVGIVFKGRLVEDDTLEGLYEKFGEDNLEDVFFKIADREGVIEIV, translated from the coding sequence ATGGTCAAGGTTGAGAAAATCACAAAGACTTTCGAAAGTCGAAGAAAAAAGGTCGTAGCAGTCGATTCGTTGAGCTTTTCCGCCGAGCCAAAGAGCATTTATGGCCTTCTAGGGCCAAATGGTGCCGGAAAGACTACAACCCTCAGAATTATCTCAACTCTTCTCAAGCCAGACAGAGGAAAGACAAGCGTAATGGGATTCGACTGCGTAGTTCAACCCACAGAAGTTCGTAAGAGAATCGGCTTCCTTACAAGCGATATGAAACTATCGGGAAACCTTACACCAAAGGAACTGCTTAAATTCTACGGCGAACTCAGTCATATGAGGGACACAGATATCTCTAGACGGACAAAGGAATTATCAGAATATCTGGATATGAATGACTTCCTTGACAAGAGAATCGGGAAGCTCTCTACAGGAATGAAGCAAAAGGCTGCTATCGCAGTGAGTCTTATTCATAATCCCGAAGTAATAATCTTTGATGAACCCACAAACGGTCTGGACATCCTTACGGCAAGAACAGTCACCGACTTTCTCAAAGACTACCGCGACCAGGGAAAGACGATAATAATCTCCACTCACATCATGTCTGTTGCCGAAAAGCTATGTAATAGAGTTGGAATTGTCTTCAAGGGCAGGCTAGTTGAAGACGACACTCTTGAAGGGCTTTATGAGAAGTTTGGCGAAGACAATCTTGAAGACGTGTTCTTTAAGATTGCCGACAGAGAAGGGGTGATTGAGATTGTTTAG
- a CDS encoding M14 family zinc carboxypeptidase — protein MKFRELIDAVPDYKEFFTVEEMNHRSFELAKKYPDKVKIYEAGRSRAGNPIYVLEIGKGKKNALLFGCPHPNEPIGAMMLDFLSEKLASDDAFRDGLDFTWHLIKVIDVDGTKLNEGWFKDSSSIRKYAGNFYRPPGHEQVEWTFPVDYKTLHFHSPLPETEVLMKLIEEKKPDFMYSLHNSGFGGVYYYVSDAVPELHETFRKLPGLFGLPLALGEPEAPFLEQLEPAIFKLFGMAQEYDYLKKNLGPNKDPADVIKAGTSSDDFASSVADTFSLVCEMPYYYDARVEDMSEAEITRKEAQRFNYQRSVENFEFVSEVLKALEPYVIDRKSPFYRVFKNVLETYPDQLQAQKNWIENDQSLERKASMAEVFDNKIVSQFYQSLMLGMLKRLVRENDDGSEKLSAISKMADEAFERKMEYLEENLNYTTIPIKSLVSVQLIAGLNVADYIQRRESRIS, from the coding sequence ATGAAGTTCAGAGAACTTATCGATGCAGTCCCCGACTACAAGGAGTTCTTCACAGTCGAGGAAATGAACCATAGATCGTTCGAACTCGCAAAGAAGTATCCAGACAAAGTCAAGATATATGAGGCAGGAAGATCACGTGCCGGAAATCCAATCTATGTTCTGGAAATTGGTAAAGGTAAAAAGAACGCACTTCTGTTCGGCTGTCCTCATCCAAACGAGCCGATAGGTGCAATGATGCTGGATTTCCTGAGTGAGAAGCTTGCAAGCGATGACGCTTTTCGCGATGGATTAGACTTCACCTGGCATCTGATAAAGGTAATTGACGTCGATGGCACAAAGCTGAATGAGGGGTGGTTCAAAGACTCTTCTTCAATAAGAAAGTATGCAGGCAACTTCTACAGACCGCCGGGCCACGAACAGGTTGAATGGACCTTCCCTGTTGATTACAAAACTCTGCATTTCCACTCGCCATTGCCGGAGACAGAAGTGCTTATGAAGCTTATTGAAGAGAAGAAGCCCGATTTCATGTACTCTCTTCACAATTCCGGGTTTGGAGGGGTCTATTATTATGTGAGCGACGCAGTTCCAGAACTCCATGAAACTTTCAGGAAACTTCCAGGTTTGTTTGGTTTGCCCCTTGCTCTTGGAGAGCCGGAAGCGCCTTTTTTGGAGCAGCTCGAACCTGCTATTTTCAAGCTTTTCGGAATGGCTCAAGAGTATGATTATCTAAAGAAGAATCTTGGTCCAAACAAAGACCCAGCAGACGTCATCAAAGCCGGTACTAGTTCTGATGATTTTGCTTCATCCGTGGCCGATACGTTTTCCTTGGTTTGTGAGATGCCATACTATTATGATGCAAGGGTCGAAGACATGTCTGAAGCAGAGATTACGAGGAAGGAAGCGCAGAGATTCAACTATCAGAGGTCCGTCGAGAATTTTGAGTTTGTGAGCGAAGTGTTGAAAGCGCTTGAACCTTACGTTATAGACAGAAAGTCGCCGTTCTACAGAGTCTTCAAGAATGTTCTTGAAACCTACCCAGATCAACTTCAAGCGCAGAAGAATTGGATTGAAAATGACCAGTCTCTGGAGAGAAAGGCAAGTATGGCAGAGGTCTTTGATAATAAGATTGTCAGCCAGTTCTATCAATCATTGATGCTAGGGATGCTAAAAAGATTGGTCAGGGAGAATGATGACGGATCGGAGAAGCTGTCGGCAATCTCCAAGATGGCAGATGAGGCATTTGAGAGGAAAATGGAGTATCTTGAAGAGAATCTAAACTACACTACAATCCCCATAAAGAGTCTTGTCAGTGTTCAGCTGATTGCAGGTTTGAATGTTGCCGATTATATTCAGAGAAGGGAAAGCCGGATATCGTGA
- a CDS encoding ABC transporter permease: protein MRLFRDALIIFRKELKNIFKDARTVFAVLILPMLIMPVIFLVMNTVSSSQAKTYEKTVYKLKIVNLPDGRFLSFLDQMISFEIDENLSEESVRNQENSIMVEFPADAAERVRGGEKLDARLFYNSTSRGSSYGAQIVQNALLSYSSLLLSEKLLEHGLTLEDLNLVSVEKRDVAPEESQGTELLATLIPYLLLIYIFAGSMNIGLDTTAGEKERGSMPVLLVNQVSRSSIAAGKILYVMTIAILNSIFTFIGLIIAFRVGGPAFGAGELNFSSLSATTLFGLFITLVTMSGLAAALIVLLGSLARNMKEGSGYVMPIYIIAIVLGVATMQMESPDNLLLYFIPLVNSIFVMKDIITANFVMTRFVLMLLSNLAYISLFIYFLTKVFNSEKIMDSSGS, encoded by the coding sequence TTGAGATTGTTTAGGGATGCTCTAATTATCTTTCGAAAGGAACTCAAGAATATATTCAAGGACGCCCGAACTGTCTTCGCAGTTCTTATTTTGCCGATGTTGATCATGCCAGTGATCTTCCTCGTAATGAACACAGTTTCTTCATCCCAAGCCAAAACCTACGAAAAAACAGTCTACAAGCTGAAGATAGTTAATTTACCCGATGGGAGGTTCCTGAGTTTTCTTGACCAGATGATTTCATTTGAAATTGACGAAAATCTTAGCGAAGAATCGGTCAGAAACCAGGAAAACTCAATCATGGTAGAGTTTCCCGCAGATGCCGCGGAAAGAGTTCGTGGTGGAGAGAAGTTGGATGCGCGTCTCTTCTATAATTCGACTTCAAGAGGTTCTTCGTATGGGGCTCAAATAGTTCAGAATGCCCTATTGTCATATTCATCTCTACTTCTTTCGGAGAAGCTTCTCGAACATGGATTGACACTCGAAGATCTCAATCTAGTAAGTGTAGAGAAAAGAGATGTTGCGCCGGAAGAATCTCAGGGAACAGAGCTGCTGGCCACATTGATCCCGTACTTGCTGCTCATTTACATCTTCGCCGGATCCATGAATATAGGCCTCGACACAACTGCGGGCGAAAAAGAGAGGGGAAGCATGCCTGTCCTGCTTGTTAATCAGGTGTCGAGATCATCAATTGCTGCAGGGAAGATTCTGTATGTAATGACTATTGCGATCTTGAACAGCATATTCACCTTCATCGGCCTGATAATCGCTTTTAGAGTTGGAGGACCTGCATTTGGGGCTGGTGAGCTCAATTTCTCATCCCTGTCAGCCACAACTCTCTTTGGTCTCTTCATTACACTGGTGACAATGTCTGGGCTCGCAGCCGCCTTAATTGTTCTCCTTGGCTCCTTAGCAAGAAACATGAAAGAGGGAAGCGGTTATGTGATGCCCATATATATTATCGCAATAGTACTGGGAGTTGCAACTATGCAGATGGAGTCACCCGATAACCTCCTGCTTTACTTCATCCCGCTTGTAAACTCCATCTTCGTAATGAAGGATATTATTACTGCTAACTTTGTGATGACGAGATTTGTGCTAATGTTGTTGAGTAATCTGGCTTACATATCTCTGTTCATATACTTCTTGACAAAGGTCTTCAACAGCGAAAAGATAATGGATAGTTCAGGTTCTTGA
- a CDS encoding ABC transporter permease, translating to MRKFFYKRKLDEIEEKARPIHINSYRQLVWAKFKSHKLAVLGAVMLVAVVIFTLIGPLFIDVGYEDMDFSNLFSPPFTEGHLFGTDELGHDVLVRVMYGGRISLFVGFASAVITTLIGTAVGLFSGFYGGLVDRFLMRFVDVMLSIPMFPILITLTLVFGSGISNIILVLTVFGWMGVSRLVRGLVLSIRETEYVMSAKAMGVRNVRIILRHVLPNVVPIVIVSATLNMSYAILAESSLSYLGLGIQPPMPSWGNMLQRAMNYILGTTTGVNPWWLTVFPGFFIFITVLNVNFLGDGLRDALDPKFVSES from the coding sequence ATGCGAAAATTCTTCTATAAAAGGAAACTTGACGAAATCGAGGAGAAGGCGCGCCCGATCCATATAAACAGTTACAGGCAGTTGGTATGGGCAAAGTTCAAGAGTCATAAACTTGCCGTGTTAGGTGCCGTGATGCTCGTTGCAGTTGTTATATTCACTCTGATAGGTCCGCTCTTCATCGATGTGGGCTACGAGGACATGGATTTCTCTAACCTCTTTTCTCCGCCGTTTACAGAAGGTCATTTATTCGGAACAGATGAACTGGGACATGATGTGCTTGTTAGAGTAATGTATGGAGGAAGAATATCTCTATTCGTGGGTTTCGCCTCTGCAGTCATAACCACTCTCATTGGAACTGCCGTAGGTTTGTTTTCAGGCTTCTATGGAGGACTGGTAGATAGATTCCTGATGAGATTTGTAGATGTGATGCTTTCTATTCCTATGTTTCCAATTCTAATCACCCTTACACTTGTCTTTGGCTCCGGGATATCTAATATCATTCTAGTGTTAACGGTCTTCGGCTGGATGGGTGTTTCCAGGTTGGTCAGGGGACTGGTTTTATCGATAAGAGAGACCGAGTATGTTATGTCGGCCAAAGCTATGGGGGTCAGAAATGTGAGAATCATTCTCAGACACGTTCTGCCAAACGTAGTACCAATTGTAATTGTCTCTGCAACATTGAACATGTCTTACGCGATTCTCGCCGAGTCGTCCCTTAGCTATCTTGGGCTTGGCATACAGCCTCCCATGCCGTCATGGGGTAATATGCTTCAGAGAGCCATGAACTATATTCTTGGCACAACTACTGGGGTAAATCCATGGTGGCTTACCGTATTCCCGGGATTCTTCATATTCATCACAGTACTGAACGTGAACTTTCTTGGAGATGGACTTAGAGATGCTCTGGATCCGAAATTTGTGAGTGAGAGTTGA
- a CDS encoding ABC transporter ATP-binding protein — protein sequence MERILEVDNLKISFKTQLGRITPLDGVSFSLSKGETLGIVGESGCGKTITAFSIMRLLPKNSFLGEDTRIAFRGKDISTLGKEELQRIRGKSISMVFQEPMTSLNPLYTIGWQISEVYRLHEGLSEEEAMTRSVEMLRLVGIPEPKKRVTEFPHQLSGGMRQRVMIAMALACSPEVLIADEPTTALDVTIQAQVLELMNELKDKFSTATIIITHDLGVIAEMCDRVLVMYAGQIVESGGIFDIFDSPMHPYTKGLINSIPKIEISKKEQRKLNVISGYVPHPSSFPEGCRFRPRCSVAFDRCLEKPPLIDFENGHSVRCWLFERNDR from the coding sequence ATGGAAAGAATACTCGAAGTTGACAACTTGAAGATTTCCTTTAAAACCCAGCTTGGAAGGATAACACCTCTAGACGGGGTCTCCTTTAGTCTATCAAAGGGAGAGACTCTCGGGATCGTGGGAGAATCTGGCTGTGGCAAGACAATCACAGCTTTCTCAATAATGAGGTTGCTCCCAAAGAACTCCTTTCTCGGTGAAGACACAAGAATTGCTTTCAGAGGGAAGGACATTTCGACGCTCGGCAAGGAAGAGCTTCAGAGGATTAGAGGCAAGTCGATATCTATGGTATTTCAGGAACCCATGACCTCATTGAATCCCCTCTACACGATCGGATGGCAGATTTCCGAAGTATATAGACTGCACGAAGGTCTTAGTGAGGAGGAGGCAATGACGAGGAGCGTGGAAATGCTCCGGCTTGTTGGGATTCCAGAGCCTAAGAAGAGAGTCACGGAATTTCCTCATCAACTGTCTGGAGGAATGAGGCAGAGAGTAATGATTGCTATGGCGCTCGCCTGCAGCCCGGAGGTGCTCATTGCCGACGAACCAACTACAGCGCTTGACGTAACCATTCAAGCCCAGGTTTTGGAGCTAATGAACGAGCTGAAGGATAAGTTCAGCACAGCCACGATAATCATTACGCACGATCTGGGAGTAATTGCCGAAATGTGTGATCGAGTTCTTGTGATGTATGCCGGTCAGATTGTAGAGAGCGGTGGGATATTCGATATCTTTGACAGTCCAATGCATCCCTACACAAAGGGGCTGATCAACTCGATACCGAAGATAGAAATTTCCAAGAAAGAACAGAGAAAACTGAATGTTATAAGTGGTTATGTTCCGCATCCTTCAAGCTTTCCTGAAGGATGTAGATTCAGGCCCCGGTGCTCGGTGGCATTTGATAGGTGCCTGGAAAAACCTCCTCTGATCGATTTTGAGAACGGGCATTCAGTTCGTTGCTGGCTTTTCGAAAGGAATGATCGATGA
- a CDS encoding alpha/beta family hydrolase: MKRIISSGIAAFLAFTLLLGSEVLADRYLQLLLRGNYYLAYEMQSVRAKGLYNVEEMEREFQQLRDEYGNYLFVFSTERSEIRGFTVFIFHAQFERGFIDFNVVIDDQGKVDTFVIQPTLQPGSIAEYIDTSKFDEFEITIGEGRYRLPAVITVPKEIDKYPLVILIHDSGAMDRDSTIGPNKPFRQIAWGLATQGVAVLRYDKRSFVFGERLSQTPPSIETEVIEDVVSAITAASRIPSVSSIFLAGHGLGGRVAPVIAARDPRVDGIILLATPARRELQVIIDKQKYFASIYETDRGQQTQLLTDYLQAALDGKLPPGTPVLAATAGYYYELDRMNHIETIRELEIPVLIVQGDADFESTVQDYIMFMNALWTRINVYFQLLPGLDHYFMPVRDGLSTPDHYYEFRHVDRQLIDTMFSWIYIFD; this comes from the coding sequence TTGAAAAGGATAATTTCATCAGGAATTGCAGCTTTTTTAGCTTTCACATTACTCCTTGGGTCTGAGGTACTGGCCGATAGGTACCTTCAGTTGTTGTTGCGTGGCAACTATTATCTTGCATACGAAATGCAGAGCGTGCGGGCAAAAGGTCTGTACAATGTTGAAGAAATGGAAAGAGAATTCCAGCAGCTAAGAGACGAGTACGGAAACTATCTTTTTGTCTTCTCGACAGAGAGGAGCGAGATAAGAGGTTTCACGGTCTTCATCTTTCACGCTCAGTTCGAGAGAGGATTTATAGATTTCAACGTAGTAATTGATGATCAGGGAAAGGTCGACACTTTTGTAATTCAACCGACTCTTCAACCGGGAAGTATAGCCGAGTATATCGATACAAGCAAGTTTGATGAGTTTGAAATAACAATTGGCGAGGGAAGATACCGGCTTCCCGCAGTAATTACCGTTCCCAAAGAGATTGACAAGTATCCACTTGTGATTCTCATACATGATTCGGGAGCTATGGACAGAGATTCTACAATTGGGCCGAACAAACCATTCAGGCAGATAGCCTGGGGACTGGCGACTCAAGGTGTGGCCGTTCTGAGGTATGATAAGAGATCCTTTGTATTCGGAGAGCGGCTATCTCAAACCCCTCCTAGCATCGAAACAGAAGTGATTGAGGATGTCGTCAGTGCAATAACCGCTGCGTCGAGAATACCGTCAGTTTCATCAATATTTCTTGCTGGGCACGGACTCGGAGGCAGAGTTGCCCCAGTAATCGCCGCCAGAGACCCTAGAGTTGATGGGATTATTCTTCTTGCCACCCCGGCCAGAAGAGAGCTTCAAGTAATAATCGATAAGCAGAAGTACTTTGCATCGATTTACGAAACAGATAGAGGGCAGCAGACACAACTTCTTACAGATTACTTGCAGGCCGCGCTAGATGGCAAATTACCCCCAGGTACTCCTGTTCTTGCGGCAACGGCCGGCTACTACTATGAACTTGACAGAATGAATCATATTGAGACCATAAGGGAATTGGAAATACCGGTCCTAATAGTCCAGGGTGATGCAGATTTCGAGTCAACCGTTCAGGACTACATAATGTTTATGAATGCACTCTGGACACGAATCAACGTCTATTTCCAGTTATTACCCGGTCTGGACCACTATTTCATGCCTGTAAGAGATGGCTTGTCAACACCCGATCACTACTATGAGTTCAGACATGTCGACAGACAACTCATCGACACAATGTTCTCCTGGATATACATCTTCGACTAA
- a CDS encoding TldD/PmbA family protein, with the protein MKVEDSRYLNDKRDLMKKLLRSLERDFPYVSVLGTDVRGKQYQVMTTGISVNDSRWSERGFVLRIHDGRGYFEFSFNQMGNQSIEEIVKYVKRKLSAFRKSMNEKSLDASAVSMLEEEESKLCFNDEVGILPGSLSAGEIIDRLSSFKDTAHELSNEVITVMALMENVQVSKLFISSRKELSQSYIWSQGYLHVVARRNKKTKYSMKGFSGLKGLEVLDEMEAFVGKVVENARLLLSAERIDPGEYDVICSPDVAGLIAHEAFGHGVEMDMFVKGRAKAVEYLGKQVASELVTMHDGAAGVREVSSYAFDDEGSLAKDTVIIEKGILKRGISDLISASVLGTEPTGNGKRESFERKAYARMTNTYFSPGKDDLKDMIESIDYGFLLEDYYSGMEDPKNWGIQCVIAYGREINKGQFTGRIVSPVMMTGYVPSLLKSISMVSGDFKLSGTGACGKGHKEFAKVSAGGPYIKAKARLG; encoded by the coding sequence ATGAAGGTAGAAGATTCAAGATATCTAAACGATAAACGGGACTTGATGAAAAAACTTTTGCGTTCTCTGGAACGTGACTTTCCTTACGTTTCAGTTCTCGGCACGGATGTCAGGGGTAAACAGTACCAGGTGATGACAACTGGGATTAGCGTGAACGATTCGAGATGGTCCGAAAGAGGGTTCGTGCTCAGGATTCATGATGGAAGAGGTTACTTTGAATTCTCGTTTAATCAAATGGGGAATCAATCAATTGAGGAAATTGTCAAGTATGTCAAGAGAAAGCTTTCTGCGTTCAGGAAAAGTATGAATGAGAAAAGTCTAGATGCTTCAGCAGTATCGATGCTCGAAGAAGAGGAATCAAAACTCTGTTTCAATGACGAAGTTGGAATTCTTCCGGGTTCTCTTTCGGCAGGAGAGATAATCGATAGACTTTCTTCTTTTAAGGATACGGCTCACGAACTCTCCAATGAAGTAATAACTGTAATGGCCCTCATGGAAAACGTGCAAGTGAGTAAGCTCTTCATTTCTTCCAGGAAGGAGCTCTCACAATCCTACATCTGGTCTCAAGGTTATTTGCACGTCGTTGCCAGAAGAAACAAGAAGACCAAGTATAGTATGAAAGGTTTTTCGGGACTGAAGGGTCTGGAGGTTCTAGACGAGATGGAAGCGTTCGTCGGAAAAGTCGTCGAGAATGCTCGACTTCTGCTCTCGGCCGAGAGAATAGATCCAGGTGAGTACGATGTAATTTGCTCGCCCGATGTTGCGGGACTGATTGCTCACGAAGCTTTCGGACACGGAGTCGAAATGGACATGTTTGTGAAGGGGAGGGCAAAGGCCGTCGAGTATCTGGGAAAGCAGGTTGCGTCTGAGTTAGTTACGATGCATGACGGAGCGGCCGGTGTAAGAGAGGTTTCATCTTACGCTTTTGATGATGAAGGCAGTCTGGCAAAGGACACGGTGATAATAGAAAAGGGAATTCTCAAGAGGGGAATTTCAGATTTGATTTCTGCATCTGTTCTTGGAACTGAGCCGACCGGCAACGGTAAGAGGGAATCGTTTGAGAGAAAAGCATATGCACGCATGACGAACACATATTTCTCTCCGGGAAAAGATGATCTAAAAGATATGATCGAATCAATAGATTATGGTTTTCTTCTTGAGGACTATTACAGTGGAATGGAGGATCCCAAAAACTGGGGGATTCAGTGTGTCATAGCCTACGGACGCGAGATCAATAAAGGCCAGTTTACAGGTCGCATAGTATCTCCAGTAATGATGACAGGATATGTACCTTCATTGCTGAAGTCGATTTCCATGGTATCTGGAGATTTCAAGCTCTCAGGAACGGGAGCCTGCGGTAAAGGTCACAAGGAGTTCGCTAAAGTCTCTGCGGGCGGACCATATATTAAGGCAAAAGCGAGGTTGGGATAA
- a CDS encoding ABC transporter permease: MKVYFLKRFLELIPVFFAISIIIFVIMNSMPGDPLLQMRMQNPRAMANDPQRMKELREYYRLDDPLPVKYFSWLKSVMIGDLGYSSMYKTPVIDLIFSRLPNTLILTITAWLIGLVVALPIGILSAVKKYSVFDYSTTVFAFVGISLPGFWFALIAIIIFSVGLGWFPVSGMSTYGVTGTWNVFVDRLRHLVLPAFVLGLVQVASWVRYIRTSLLEVLDQDYVRTAYAKGVPDRKVIIKHALKNAMIPIITIIALDIPYFFGGALIIETVFSWPGMGRLMYNAVISSDYNLAISCLMFLAIVTLISNLVADLLYVLVDPRIRMGRKGA, from the coding sequence GTGAAAGTATATTTCCTGAAGAGGTTTCTCGAACTTATCCCGGTCTTCTTTGCAATATCGATCATAATATTTGTGATAATGAACTCCATGCCGGGAGATCCTCTCCTCCAGATGAGAATGCAGAATCCTCGGGCAATGGCCAACGATCCTCAGAGGATGAAGGAACTAAGGGAGTATTATCGCCTTGATGATCCTCTTCCGGTGAAATACTTCTCATGGCTGAAGAGTGTTATGATTGGCGACCTGGGATATTCGAGCATGTACAAGACTCCGGTAATAGACCTCATTTTTTCACGGCTACCGAATACTTTAATCCTTACTATCACCGCATGGTTGATTGGGCTGGTAGTAGCTCTTCCTATTGGGATACTTTCGGCAGTAAAGAAATATTCTGTTTTCGATTACTCAACGACTGTATTTGCTTTTGTGGGAATCTCTTTGCCTGGATTCTGGTTTGCTTTGATCGCGATAATAATTTTCAGCGTTGGTCTCGGTTGGTTTCCCGTTTCCGGTATGTCAACCTATGGGGTCACAGGTACTTGGAATGTCTTTGTTGACAGACTGAGACATCTCGTACTTCCCGCCTTTGTTCTAGGTTTGGTACAGGTTGCTTCTTGGGTAAGGTATATAAGAACGTCTCTGCTGGAAGTTCTTGATCAGGATTATGTTAGAACTGCGTATGCGAAAGGGGTTCCCGATAGAAAGGTCATCATCAAGCACGCTCTTAAGAATGCTATGATACCGATTATCACCATAATCGCCCTAGACATTCCGTATTTCTTCGGCGGAGCATTGATCATTGAAACGGTCTTCTCCTGGCCGGGAATGGGGAGACTTATGTACAACGCGGTTATTTCAAGCGATTACAATCTGGCGATCAGTTGTCTGATGTTCCTAGCGATTGTAACCCTAATATCGAATCTGGTTGCCGATTTACTGTATGTGTTGGTCGATCCAAGAATCAGAATGGGCAGAAAGGGAGCTTAG
- a CDS encoding oligopeptide/dipeptide ABC transporter ATP-binding protein, whose protein sequence is MMLSPMVEIKNLKKWFPIKSGFRKKSHLKAVDGVDLHIFKGETLGLVGESGCGKTTIGRTLIKIYQPTDGEFLYRGGGSTDDNVDIFSLSESKMRPFRKEIQMVFQDPYASLNPRMTVHDIIAEGLRVHSVGKSKEERKSMISDILEKVGLRPEYMYRYPHEFSGGQRQRIGIARSMILNPALVICDEPVSALDVSVQAQVINLLEDLKHEFELTYLFIAHDLAVVKHICDRISVMYLGKIVETAETDELFNNALHPYTRGLLSSIPVPNPHLRKTGKREIVKGDIPSPVDPPDTCRFVKRCPKAFDRCGKESPSLKEASDGHFVSCFLYGE, encoded by the coding sequence ATGATGTTATCTCCAATGGTAGAAATCAAGAATCTGAAGAAGTGGTTTCCTATAAAGAGCGGTTTCAGAAAAAAATCGCATCTTAAGGCTGTAGACGGCGTGGATCTGCACATATTCAAAGGTGAGACTTTAGGACTTGTCGGAGAATCGGGTTGTGGAAAGACTACAATAGGAAGAACTCTAATAAAAATCTACCAGCCTACAGATGGAGAGTTTCTTTACAGAGGGGGAGGTTCCACGGATGACAACGTAGATATCTTCTCTCTTTCCGAATCGAAAATGAGACCCTTCAGGAAAGAGATACAGATGGTCTTTCAAGATCCATATGCATCTCTCAATCCGCGAATGACAGTACATGACATAATTGCGGAAGGATTGAGAGTACACTCCGTTGGCAAGAGTAAAGAAGAGAGAAAGTCTATGATATCCGATATCCTTGAAAAGGTAGGTCTGAGGCCAGAGTATATGTATCGTTACCCCCACGAGTTCTCCGGAGGGCAGCGACAGAGAATAGGAATAGCCAGATCGATGATCCTGAATCCTGCTCTTGTCATTTGCGACGAGCCTGTTTCAGCGCTTGATGTATCTGTCCAGGCACAGGTTATAAACCTTCTTGAAGATCTAAAACATGAGTTCGAGCTGACTTACCTATTCATTGCACACGACCTCGCGGTAGTAAAGCACATTTGTGACAGGATTTCGGTTATGTACCTGGGAAAGATAGTGGAAACCGCGGAGACAGACGAGCTTTTCAATAATGCGCTTCATCCCTACACTCGCGGACTGCTTTCTTCTATCCCCGTGCCGAATCCTCATTTGAGAAAGACTGGAAAGAGAGAGATAGTGAAAGGAGACATACCTTCACCTGTCGATCCGCCCGATACATGCAGATTTGTAAAGAGATGTCCGAAAGCCTTCGACAGATGCGGTAAAGAAAGCCCGTCGCTTAAAGAAGCAAGTGACGGTCATTTTGTTTCGTGTTTTCTTTATGGTGAATGA